GAGATACTCAGCGATTATAGAGTGTGGAAAGCTATCGCATTATCTTATTTCAAGCTGAACAACGTACAAGATTCGTTAAATGCTGTTGACTACGCTCTGAAGCTTAAATCTGACGATCAAGATACCTTGTTGCTGAAGGCGAGGATAATGTCTTTCCTTGACGATAGCTCTTTGAAGACTCAATATGAAGCATTGATCTCGTCATATAGTGATAAATCATCAAaggaatattatcaaattctGGTTTGCTATATGCAGTACTCTAGAAATATTGGCGACATACCTAAATGCTTTGAGATATTCCAAGCTATCAGCCAGGAGTTTTCAAGAACTCAAAAGAAGAGATCAATAAATTTCCTGCAAGTATTCTCATATGCGTACCAGTTGTATGCTTCAACAATCTATCTAACAGAAGGTAATATAAACGAGGCCGgtagaaagagaaaacgGGGCTATAACAATGATTCTCCTCTCGAAGTTATAAATGAGTTTCTAAGCATATCAGAACGTAACTACAACTCGTCGTTATCAATTCAGCCcttgaaaatattacaagGTCAAATTAGTTTCATTGAAGGTATTGATCTAAGGGAATCGATAAATTACTTGAACCTAGAGCTTCAAATACTAAATAACCATGCTGCTACGCTATCGGAAGAAGGTGTATACCACAAATCAATACTCAACTACATGATTGCAAGAAACATGTTAAAACTAAACCCGCACGAAAATGCACAGGTTGCATACGAATACTTCCAAAACTCGTTATCATTAACACCTAACTTACCTTTCATATGGATTTCTGTGGCGTCATTATATCTGACTTTGGGTCAACTAGAAGATTCACTGGCTACCTACTCACAAGCAATATCCCTAGCTATGTCTTTTGAGAACGTTTTACCGCCAAAAGAGTTATCTTACTACAAAAGATTTGCTGCAGTTGCATGGCATGGTATTTCACAAGTCTATACTGTAACACTACAACTCACAAATGCTATTGAAGCTCTTGATCATGCTATTTCTATTGTATATCAAGAACATGATGTTACAACAGAACAAGAACTAACAAGTTTAAGAAATGAGTATGTCAAATTGAATTCTCAATCTACACCTCATCCAAACATTGTTTACTCGTTACCAGAAGTATCCATGAAACTTCTTCTAGAATACGAAACATGCAGAGAttcctttcttttccaAAACATAGATGATTTAGAAATAATTGATAAGAATAATCTTAACGATGGTGCAATTAAGAATTTTGCAGGACAAGTGACAACTCTTACAACGCAGCCACCAACAGATCAGTCAACTTTAAGGGTAC
This is a stretch of genomic DNA from Nakaseomyces glabratus chromosome M, complete sequence. It encodes these proteins:
- a CDS encoding uncharacterized protein (CAGL0M01914g~Protein of unknown function) yields the protein MSEEFSSWYGDVTRKCGSLAIDLGLSTLAFDQLVKLLEQEKHISTILLLVRLYLKNKDYYNVVTFLVNGRDNEILSDYRVWKAIALSYFKLNNVQDSLNAVDYALKLKSDDQDTLLLKARIMSFLDDSSLKTQYEALISSYSDKSSKEYYQILVCYMQYSRNIGDIPKCFEIFQAISQEFSRTQKKRSINFLQVFSYAYQLYASTIYLTEGNINEAGRKRKRGYNNDSPLEVINEFLSISERNYNSSLSIQPLKILQGQISFIEGIDLRESINYLNLELQILNNHAATLSEEGVYHKSILNYMIARNMLKLNPHENAQVAYEYFQNSLSLTPNLPFIWISVASLYLTLGQLEDSLATYSQAISLAMSFENVLPPKELSYYKRFAAVAWHGISQVYTVTLQLTNAIEALDHAISIVYQEHDVTTEQELTSLRNEYVKLNSQSTPHPNIVYSLPEVSMKLLLEYETCRDSFLFQNIDDLEIIDKNNLNDGAIKNFAGQVTTLTTQPPTDQSTLRVLNTANGTNSIAYTQKPPGSEVYTRKQSVTGTPSSAHAQQYGRNPQLSSSMSQTLNAPIQDVRTIQQPNGQNIVVGNQILQQQQQQQYTTKQPFVVFNHATQKQELVTPQIVSTENGRYQPQHVSMIQGLPQPNPNAYYQVNDGNVVLKPIQSMNNNEFITKVL